A portion of the Homo sapiens chromosome 16, GRCh38.p14 Primary Assembly genome contains these proteins:
- the BRD7 gene encoding bromodomain-containing protein 7 isoform X10 has product MCTNAMIYNKPETIYYKAAKKLLHSGMKILSQERIQSLKQSIDFMADLQKTRKQKDGTDTSQSGEDGGCWQREREDSGDAEAHAFKSPSKENKKKDKDMLEDKFKSNNLEREQEQLDRIVKESGGKLTRRLVNSQCEFERRKPDGTTTLGLLHPVDPIVGEPGYCPVRLGMTTGRLQSGVNTLQGFKEDKRNKVTPVLYLNYGPYSSYAPHYDSTFANISKDDSDLIYSTYGEDSDLPSDFSIHEFLATCQDYPYVMADSLLDVLTKGGHSRTLQEMEMSLPEDEGHTRTLDTAKEMEQITEVEPPGRLDSSTQDRLIALKAVTNFGVPVEVFDSEEAEIFQKKLDETTRLLRELQEAQNERLSTRPPPNMICLLGPSYREMHLAEQVTNNLKELAQQVTPGDIVSTYGVRKAMGISIPSPVMENNFVDLTEDTEEPKKTDVAECGPGGS; this is encoded by the exons ATGTGTACTAATGCCATGATTTACAATAAACCAGAGACCATTTATTATAAAGCTGCAAAGAAGCTGTTGCACTCAGGAATGAAAATTCTTAGCCAG GAAAGAATTCAGAGCCTGAAGCAGAGCATAGACTTCATGGCTGACTTGCAGAAAACTCGAAAGCAGAAAGATGGAACAGACACCTCACAGAGTGGGGAGGACGGAGGCtgctggcagagagagagagaggactctGGAGATGCCGAAGCACACGCCTTCAAGAgtcccagcaaagaaaataaaaa GAAAGACAAAGATATGCTTGAAGATAAGTTTAAAAGCAATAATTTAGAGAGAGAGCAGGAGCAGCTTGACCGCATCGTGAAGGAATCTGGAGGAAAGCTGACCAGGCGGCTTGTGAACAGTCAG TGCgaatttgaaagaagaaaaccagATGGAACAACGACGTTGGGACTTCTCCATCCTGTGGATCCCATTGTAGGAG AGCCAGGCTACTGCCCTGTGAGACTGGGAATGACAACTGGAAGACTTCAGTCTGGAGTGAATACTTTGCAGGGGTTCAAAGAGGATAAAAGGAACAAAGTCACTCCAG TGTTATATTTGAATTATGGGCCCTACAGTTCTTATGCACCGCATTATGACTCCACATTTGCAAATATCAGCAAGGATGATTCTGATTTAATCTATTCAACCTATGGGGAAGACTCTGATCTTCCAAGTGATTTCAG CATCCATGAGTTTTTGGCCACGTGCCAAGATTATCCGTATGTCATGGCAGATAGTTTACTGGATGTTTTAACAAAAGGAGGGCATTCCAGGACCCTACAAGAGATGGAGATG TCATTGCCTGAAGATGAAGGCCATACTAGGACACTtgacacagcaaaagaaatggag CAGATTACAGAAGTAGAGCCACCAGGGCGTTTGGACTCCAGTACTCAAGACAGGCTCATAGCGCTGAAAGCAGTAACAAATTTTGGCGTTCCAGTTGAAGTTTTTGACTCTGAAG AAGCTGAAATATTCCAGAAGAAACTTGATGAGACCACCAGATTGCTCAGGGAACTCCAGGAAGCCCAGAATGAACGTTTGAGCACCAGACCCCCTCCGAACATGATCTGTCTCTTGGGTCCCTCATACAGAGAAATGCATCTTG ctgaACAAGTGACCAATAATCTTAAAGAACTTGCACAGCAAGTAACTCCAGGTGATATCGTAAGCACGTATGGAGTTCGAAAAGCAATGGGGATTTCCATTCCTTCCCCCGTCATGGAAAACAACTTTGTGGATTTGACAGAAG acacTGAAGAACCTAAAAAGACGGATGTTGCTGAGTGTGGACCTGGTGGAAGTTGA
- the BRD7 gene encoding bromodomain-containing protein 7 isoform X7, producing the protein MRQLQRKDPSAFFSFPVTDFIAPGYSMIIKHPMDFSTMKEKIKNNDYQSIEELKDNFKLMCTNAMIYNKPETIYYKAAKKLLHSGMKILSQERIQSLKQSIDFMADLQKTRKQKDGTDTSQSGEDGGCWQREREDSGDAEAHAFKSPSKENKKKDKDMLEDKFKSNNLEREQEQLDRIVKESGGKLTRRLVNSQCEFERRKPDGTTTLGLLHPVDPIVGEPGYCPVRLGMTTGRLQSGVNTLQGFKEDKRNKVTPVLYLNYGPYSSYAPHYDSTFANISKDDSDLIYSTYGEDSDLPSDFSIHEFLATCQDYPYVMADSLLDVLTKGGHSRTLQEMEMSLPEDEGHTRTLDTAKEMEQITEVEPPGRLDSSTQDRLIALKAVTNFGVPVEVFDSEEAEIFQKKLDETTRLLRELQEAQNERLSTRPPPNMICLLGPSYREMHLAEQVTNNLKELAQQVTPGDIVSTYGVRKAMGISIPSPVMENNFVDLTEDTEEPKKTDVAECGPGGS; encoded by the exons ATGAGACAATTGCAGAG AAAAGATCCAagtgctttcttttcatttcctgtgACTGATTTTATTGCTCCTGGCTACTCCATGATCATTAAACACCCAATGGATTTTAGTACCATGAAAGAAAAGATCAAGAACAATGACTATCAGTCCATAGAAGAACTAAAG GATAACTTCAAACTAATGTGTACTAATGCCATGATTTACAATAAACCAGAGACCATTTATTATAAAGCTGCAAAGAAGCTGTTGCACTCAGGAATGAAAATTCTTAGCCAG GAAAGAATTCAGAGCCTGAAGCAGAGCATAGACTTCATGGCTGACTTGCAGAAAACTCGAAAGCAGAAAGATGGAACAGACACCTCACAGAGTGGGGAGGACGGAGGCtgctggcagagagagagagaggactctGGAGATGCCGAAGCACACGCCTTCAAGAgtcccagcaaagaaaataaaaa GAAAGACAAAGATATGCTTGAAGATAAGTTTAAAAGCAATAATTTAGAGAGAGAGCAGGAGCAGCTTGACCGCATCGTGAAGGAATCTGGAGGAAAGCTGACCAGGCGGCTTGTGAACAGTCAG TGCgaatttgaaagaagaaaaccagATGGAACAACGACGTTGGGACTTCTCCATCCTGTGGATCCCATTGTAGGAG AGCCAGGCTACTGCCCTGTGAGACTGGGAATGACAACTGGAAGACTTCAGTCTGGAGTGAATACTTTGCAGGGGTTCAAAGAGGATAAAAGGAACAAAGTCACTCCAG TGTTATATTTGAATTATGGGCCCTACAGTTCTTATGCACCGCATTATGACTCCACATTTGCAAATATCAGCAAGGATGATTCTGATTTAATCTATTCAACCTATGGGGAAGACTCTGATCTTCCAAGTGATTTCAG CATCCATGAGTTTTTGGCCACGTGCCAAGATTATCCGTATGTCATGGCAGATAGTTTACTGGATGTTTTAACAAAAGGAGGGCATTCCAGGACCCTACAAGAGATGGAGATG TCATTGCCTGAAGATGAAGGCCATACTAGGACACTtgacacagcaaaagaaatggag CAGATTACAGAAGTAGAGCCACCAGGGCGTTTGGACTCCAGTACTCAAGACAGGCTCATAGCGCTGAAAGCAGTAACAAATTTTGGCGTTCCAGTTGAAGTTTTTGACTCTGAAG AAGCTGAAATATTCCAGAAGAAACTTGATGAGACCACCAGATTGCTCAGGGAACTCCAGGAAGCCCAGAATGAACGTTTGAGCACCAGACCCCCTCCGAACATGATCTGTCTCTTGGGTCCCTCATACAGAGAAATGCATCTTG ctgaACAAGTGACCAATAATCTTAAAGAACTTGCACAGCAAGTAACTCCAGGTGATATCGTAAGCACGTATGGAGTTCGAAAAGCAATGGGGATTTCCATTCCTTCCCCCGTCATGGAAAACAACTTTGTGGATTTGACAGAAG acacTGAAGAACCTAAAAAGACGGATGTTGCTGAGTGTGGACCTGGTGGAAGTTGA